The Papaver somniferum cultivar HN1 chromosome 3, ASM357369v1, whole genome shotgun sequence genome includes a region encoding these proteins:
- the LOC113355880 gene encoding uncharacterized protein LOC113355880 — translation MGRRGKKHHHSKRTKIAEMPELDEAYQDGEKFIMHEMEDPETYWRNGISCEKSCWHPPVRPDVLSANFDASGSKDKKSLGYGYDIRNGKGNSLLEGYGRARDPCHGNNTGYMEIYAYSKMLRNVNPKSCPKLEARCDNLLAINILKGDVAFDKHTHGPEFCKLMKCIRKLENKKYPRGSKERFIGYKWVRREENFPTSIPLIL, via the coding sequence ATGGGGAGAAGAGGTAAGAAGCATCACCACTCGAAGAGGACAAAAATTGCCGAGATGCCGGAACTTGATGAGGCATACCAAGATGGTGAAAAATTCATCATGCACGAAATGGAGGACCCAGAGACATATTGGCGGAACGGAATTTCATGTGAGAAATCGTGTTGGCATCCCCCGGTTAGGCCTGATgttttgagtgctaattttgaTGCGTCTGGATCAAAGGACAAGAAGTCCCTTGGCTATGGTTATGACATTAGGAATGGAAAAGGGAATTCTCTACTCGAAGGATATGGCCGAGCCAGGGATCCTTGTCACGGAAACAACACAGGATACATGGAAATCTACGCATATTCGAAGATGTTGCGCAATGTGAATCCCAAATCGTGTCCAAAGCTTGAGGCGAGGTGCGACAATCTGCTTGCAATCAATATCCTCAAAGGTGATGTGGCATTCGATAAACATACTCATGGTCCAGAATTCTGTAAGCTCATGAAATGTATCAGGAAACTTGAGAACAAAAAATACCCAAGAGGATCAAAAGAGAGGTTTATTGGATACAAATGGGTCCGCCGCGAAGAAAATTTCCCGACTTCTATTCCCTTGATATTATGA
- the LOC113355879 gene encoding mitotic apparatus protein p62-like → MKLRSDYVYEYRPTVEEEEKELVAMAVDAAKNVLRSAQSSYNVAAVTPGVGVDHLMPDAYKEEESLEPQRDDDICSTTSTIEYTYPEEEEPSKNSYGDDEDDKEDEEDSEEDEDDDEEDEDDDNSSMFSDADYGMIPEEKSLTDEDSESDSDNGNVSKSPVKQLSKDDWVASWNEGDPQEHLTWINVYAYYRKKEKGLGGYGGYGVILRYDDSAKPVTASAKYSADGKSFLYQVLMGIKAGVKLAEDHNLPGSVRLILIGLWVAIGGCGLLSRILKAKKN, encoded by the exons ATGAAGTTAAGGAG CGACTATGTTTACGAATATCGCCCcactgtagaagaagaagaaaaagaattggttGCAATGGCAGTAGATGCTGCTAAGAATGTTTTGAGGTCAGCTCAGTCTTCATATAATGTTGCTGCTGTTACACCTGGTGTCGGTGTCGACCACTTAATGCCAGAtgcttataaagaagaagaatctcttgaaccaCAAAGAGATGATGATATCTGCTCTACTACGAGTACTATAGAATATACTTacccagaagaagaagaaccaagcaAGAATTCTTATGGGGATGATGAAGACGacaaagaagatgaggaagacagtgaagaagatgaggatgatgatgaagaagatgaggatgatgataatTCCTCGATGTTTTCAGATGCCGATTATGGAATGATCCCAGAAGAAAAATCACTGACT GATGAGGACTCGGAGAGCGACAGCGACAATGGCAATGTTAGCAAGTCTCCTGTTAAACAGCTAAGCAAGGATGACTGGGTTGCTTCGTGGAATGAGGGAGATCCTCAAGAGCATTTGACTTGGATTAATGTGTATGCTTATTATAGAAAGAAGGAAAAAGGCTTAGGAGGATATGGAGGATATGGAGTTATTCTACGCTATGACGACAGTGCGAAGCCAGTCACTGCTTCAGCCAAGTACTCAGCAGATGGAAAATCGTTTCTATATCAAGTGTTGATGGGAATAAAGGCCGGTGTCAAACTTGCTGAGGATCATAACCTTCCAG GAAGTGTGAGGCTTATCTTGATTGGTTTGTGGGTTGCGATAGGGGGTTGTGGCCTCTTGTCCAGGATCTTAAAAGCCAAAAAGAACTAA
- the LOC113359305 gene encoding flowering time control protein FCA-like — MQALQASFQSSQKTFSQLQKRLHMMRQSGQNLSRQLDAQATKLQVTAAAVPGFSTTAATTPALSPLGGQVALPPCNWTEHSSPEGYKYYYNSATTWDCGNLVMLNHSQFRCCPARFHQGLQAHEWEWKSKSIT; from the exons ATGCAAGCTTTACAAGCTAGCTTTCAGTCATCACAAAAAACATTCTCTCAGCTACAGAAAAGGTTGCATATGATGCGGCAGTCTGGTCAAAATCTATCTCGCCAGCTGGATGCCCAGGCAACTAAACTACAGGTTACTGCAG CTGCTGTGCCTGGGTTTTCAACAACAGCTGCTACAACTCCTGCTTTATCACCTCTTGGTGGGCAGGTTGCACTTCCTCCTTGTAATTGGACAGAACACTCCTCCCCTGAAGGGTACAAGTACTACTATAACAGTGCAACAA CATGGGACTGCGGGAACTTGGTTATGCTGAATCACAGCCAATTCAGGTGTTGCCCTGCTCGTTTTCACCAG GGCCTTCAGGCACATGAGTGggaatggaagagcaagagcatAACTTAG